From one Streptomyces chromofuscus genomic stretch:
- a CDS encoding NYN domain-containing protein has product MDVMNDDLAALTARIDRTNELLQRMLAEVAKTPSTHAIFVDAGYLYAAAGRLIAGTEDRRAFDLDAEGLIEALIDKARQIFADSRLLRVYWYDGARRRIHTTEQQSIAELPDVKVRLGNLNANNQQKGVDSLIRTDLESLARHRAISDAALLGGDEDLVSAVEAAQGYGARVHLWGIEAPEGRNQAEPLLWEVDSQRTLDLDFFKPYVSRRTAAAYEPAAAARPAREDVRFVGAQIAAKWLAARGRESLVELLPGHPYLPGSVDQDLLVEAEGLLQYSLRGQADLRRALRDGFWEHLQTLY; this is encoded by the coding sequence ATGGACGTGATGAACGACGACCTCGCGGCCCTGACCGCCCGTATCGACCGCACGAACGAGCTGCTGCAGCGCATGCTCGCCGAGGTGGCGAAGACACCCTCGACCCACGCCATCTTCGTCGACGCTGGGTATCTCTACGCGGCCGCAGGCCGGTTGATCGCCGGCACCGAGGACCGGCGCGCCTTCGACCTCGACGCCGAAGGGCTGATCGAGGCGCTCATCGACAAGGCCCGCCAGATCTTCGCGGACAGCCGGCTGCTGCGGGTCTACTGGTACGACGGCGCGCGGCGCCGCATCCACACCACCGAGCAGCAGTCCATCGCCGAACTGCCCGACGTCAAGGTCCGGCTCGGCAACCTCAACGCCAACAACCAGCAGAAGGGCGTCGACTCCCTGATTCGCACCGATCTGGAGTCCCTTGCCCGGCATCGCGCCATCAGCGACGCGGCCCTGCTCGGCGGCGACGAGGACCTCGTGTCGGCGGTCGAGGCGGCCCAGGGGTACGGTGCGCGGGTGCACCTGTGGGGCATCGAGGCACCCGAGGGCCGCAACCAGGCCGAGCCGCTGCTGTGGGAGGTCGACAGCCAGCGCACCCTGGACCTCGACTTCTTCAAGCCATACGTCTCCCGGCGCACGGCCGCCGCCTACGAGCCCGCCGCGGCCGCCCGGCCGGCCCGCGAGGACGTCCGCTTCGTCGGCGCCCAGATCGCGGCCAAGTGGCTGGCGGCGCGGGGGCGTGAGTCACTGGTGGAGCTGCTGCCGGGACATCCGTATCTGCCCGGGTCGGTGGACCAGGATCTGCTGGTGGAGGCCGAAGGGCTGTTGCAGTACTCGCTGCGTGGACAGGCGGATCTGCGGCGGGCGTTGCGAGACGGATTCTGGGAGCACCTGCAGACGCTGTACTGA
- a CDS encoding alpha/beta fold hydrolase, translating into MTTPAAHTPPPGARAYPLSTARGDFAVVDVPVAPGVAPRGTALLVPGFTGSKEDFRLMQGPLAARGYRTVAVDGRGQFESDGPADDETAYAQHELARDVLAQAEALGVGLHLLGHSLGGQITRAAVLLDHSPFVSLTLMSSGPAQISVSQQQRVKLLRDALTVMSMDEVWEVIQSMGAPEEVGGPARGIGGADLLRRRWLGNKPAQLIATGRQLSTEPDRVTELAAVRLLFHVLSGVRDDTWPLPLMDDMAVRLGAHRTVIEGAEHSPNAEQPLPTARAIADFWDTADPTA; encoded by the coding sequence GTGACGACGCCCGCCGCCCACACCCCGCCCCCCGGCGCTCGCGCCTATCCCCTGTCCACCGCGCGCGGTGACTTCGCGGTCGTGGACGTGCCGGTCGCCCCGGGTGTCGCGCCGCGCGGCACGGCCCTGCTGGTCCCCGGTTTCACGGGCAGCAAGGAGGACTTCCGGCTGATGCAGGGGCCGCTCGCGGCGCGCGGGTACCGGACGGTGGCCGTGGACGGGCGGGGACAGTTCGAGTCGGACGGACCGGCGGACGACGAAACCGCCTACGCGCAGCACGAGTTGGCGCGTGACGTGCTCGCTCAGGCCGAGGCCCTGGGCGTCGGCCTGCACCTCCTCGGGCACTCCCTGGGCGGCCAGATCACCCGGGCAGCGGTCCTGCTCGACCACTCCCCGTTCGTCTCGCTGACCCTCATGTCGTCCGGCCCGGCGCAGATCTCGGTCTCCCAGCAGCAGCGCGTGAAGCTGCTGCGGGACGCGCTCACGGTGATGTCGATGGACGAGGTGTGGGAGGTGATCCAGTCGATGGGCGCCCCGGAGGAGGTCGGCGGCCCGGCTCGCGGCATCGGCGGCGCCGACCTCCTGCGCCGCCGCTGGCTCGGCAACAAGCCCGCGCAACTCATCGCCACCGGCCGTCAGTTGTCCACCGAACCGGATCGCGTCACCGAACTGGCGGCCGTACGGCTGCTGTTCCACGTCCTGTCGGGTGTGCGGGACGACACCTGGCCGTTGCCGCTCATGGACGACATGGCCGTACGACTGGGCGCGCACCGAACAGTCATCGAGGGCGCCGAACACTCACCGAACGCCGAACAGCCGCTGCCGACAGCCCGGGCGATCGCCGACTTCTGGGACACGGCCGACCCGACGGCCTAG
- a CDS encoding DEAD/DEAH box helicase produces the protein MTLPVALSGTDVIGQAKTGTGKTLGFGLPLLERVTVPVDVEAGRAKPEALTEAPQALVVVPTRELCTQVTNDLLTAGKVRNVRVTAIYGGRAYEPQVEALKKGVDVVVGTPGRLLDLAGQRKLDLNHVKCLVLDEADEMLDLGFLPDVEKIINMLPARRQTMLFSATMPGAVIGLARRYMSQPTHIRATAPDDEGVTVANISQHVYRAHNMDKPEMVARILQAEGRGLAMIFCRTKRTAADLADQLKQRGFASGAVHGDLGQGAREQALRAFRNGKVDVLVCTDVAARGIDVEGVTHVINYQSPEDEKTYLHRIGRTGRAGASGTAITLVDWDDIPRWQLINKALELDFNDPPETYSTSPHLFAELSIPEGTKGVLPRSERTRAGLDAEELEDLGEPGGRGGRGRGGRGGREESRSADRERSPRTPRRRRRTRGGTPLDATETPASTTAEAATETTEEAAAPRTLRRRRRTRSGAPAQATAAAGVESPVSEAAETAVTTAEGATTVDAQETPAKSRRRRTRKSAETQPVEAVETVEAPQATEAPQAAPAEVAVDTAETTEAKPKRTRARKTAAPAAETATDTAEGAEAKPKARRTRRTAAPAEVPQAPEVPQAPEAPMATVPAQAGEAVPAEAEAESKPKARRTRKVTAAAEVALDTAEGAEDKPKRTRKTAATAAEAAVDAAEGAEDKPKRTRTRKTAAAAPEAAADTAEGTEAKPKRTRKATASAEDAEAKPKRTRKTAATAAEAAVDAAEGAEHKPKRTRTRKTAAAAPEAAADTVDGTEAQPKRTRTRKATAPAPAPEATAEIPAQATQEPEPTPRRRTRKATAAAEAADS, from the coding sequence ATGACCCTCCCCGTCGCCCTCTCCGGCACGGACGTCATCGGCCAGGCGAAGACCGGTACTGGCAAGACGCTGGGCTTCGGTCTTCCGCTCCTGGAGCGCGTCACCGTCCCCGTCGACGTAGAGGCCGGGCGCGCCAAGCCCGAGGCCCTCACCGAGGCCCCGCAGGCCCTCGTCGTCGTCCCCACGCGCGAGCTGTGCACGCAGGTCACCAACGACCTGCTGACCGCGGGCAAGGTGCGCAACGTGCGCGTCACCGCGATCTACGGCGGCCGCGCCTACGAGCCGCAGGTCGAGGCCCTGAAGAAGGGCGTCGACGTGGTCGTCGGCACCCCGGGCCGGCTGCTGGACCTGGCCGGCCAGAGGAAGCTCGACCTCAACCACGTCAAGTGCCTGGTCCTCGACGAGGCCGACGAGATGCTCGACCTGGGCTTCCTGCCCGACGTCGAGAAGATCATCAACATGCTTCCGGCCCGCCGCCAGACCATGCTGTTCTCGGCGACCATGCCGGGCGCTGTCATCGGTCTGGCCCGCCGTTACATGTCGCAGCCCACGCACATCCGCGCCACGGCGCCGGACGACGAGGGCGTGACGGTCGCGAACATCTCGCAGCACGTGTACCGCGCGCACAACATGGACAAGCCCGAGATGGTCGCCCGCATACTGCAGGCCGAGGGCCGCGGTCTGGCGATGATCTTCTGCCGCACCAAGCGCACCGCGGCCGACCTCGCCGACCAGCTCAAGCAGCGCGGGTTCGCCTCCGGCGCGGTCCACGGCGACCTCGGCCAGGGTGCCCGTGAGCAGGCGCTGCGCGCCTTCCGCAACGGCAAGGTGGACGTGCTCGTCTGCACCGACGTGGCCGCGCGCGGCATCGACGTCGAGGGTGTGACGCACGTCATCAACTACCAGTCGCCTGAGGACGAGAAGACGTACCTGCACCGCATCGGCCGTACGGGCCGCGCGGGCGCGTCGGGTACGGCGATCACGCTGGTCGACTGGGACGACATCCCGCGCTGGCAGCTGATCAACAAGGCGCTGGAGCTGGACTTCAACGACCCGCCGGAGACGTACTCCACGTCGCCGCACCTGTTCGCCGAACTCAGCATCCCCGAGGGCACCAAGGGCGTCCTGCCGCGCTCGGAGCGCACGCGCGCCGGGCTCGACGCGGAGGAGCTGGAGGACCTGGGCGAGCCGGGCGGCCGCGGTGGGCGCGGCCGTGGTGGCCGGGGCGGCCGGGAGGAGTCCCGCTCCGCCGACCGCGAGCGTTCGCCCCGTACGCCGAGGCGCCGCCGCCGCACGCGCGGTGGTACGCCGCTGGACGCCACGGAGACTCCCGCTTCCACGACCGCCGAGGCGGCCACGGAGACCACGGAGGAGGCCGCCGCGCCGCGCACGCTGCGCCGCCGGCGCCGCACCCGGTCCGGCGCCCCGGCACAGGCGACGGCCGCGGCAGGGGTCGAGTCCCCCGTGAGCGAGGCCGCCGAGACCGCGGTGACGACGGCCGAGGGCGCCACCACGGTGGACGCCCAGGAGACGCCGGCGAAGTCGCGCCGCCGCCGCACCCGCAAGTCGGCGGAGACCCAGCCGGTCGAGGCCGTGGAGACCGTGGAGGCTCCGCAGGCCACCGAGGCTCCGCAGGCCGCCCCGGCCGAGGTCGCGGTGGACACGGCCGAGACCACCGAGGCCAAGCCGAAGCGGACGCGCGCCCGTAAGACGGCCGCCCCCGCGGCGGAGACGGCCACCGACACAGCCGAGGGCGCGGAGGCCAAGCCGAAGGCCCGCCGCACCCGCAGGACCGCGGCGCCGGCCGAGGTTCCCCAGGCCCCCGAGGTTCCCCAGGCCCCCGAGGCTCCCATGGCCACCGTGCCCGCGCAGGCCGGCGAGGCCGTGCCGGCGGAGGCGGAGGCGGAGTCCAAGCCGAAGGCACGCCGCACCCGCAAGGTCACGGCCGCCGCCGAGGTTGCGCTTGACACGGCCGAGGGCGCGGAGGACAAGCCGAAGCGCACCCGCAAGACGGCGGCCACTGCCGCCGAGGCAGCGGTCGACGCCGCCGAGGGCGCGGAGGACAAGCCGAAGCGCACCCGGACGCGCAAGACGGCAGCCGCCGCACCCGAAGCGGCGGCCGACACCGCCGAGGGCACGGAGGCGAAGCCGAAGCGCACCCGCAAGGCGACCGCCTCCGCCGAGGACGCCGAGGCCAAGCCCAAGCGCACCCGCAAGACGGCGGCCACTGCCGCCGAGGCAGCGGTCGACGCCGCCGAGGGCGCGGAGCACAAGCCGAAGCGCACCCGGACACGCAAGACGGCAGCCGCCGCACCCGAAGCGGCGGCCGACACCGTGGACGGCACCGAGGCCCAGCCGAAGCGCACGCGCACCCGCAAGGCCACCGCCCCCGCCCCCGCCCCGGAGGCGACCGCCGAGATCCCGGCGCAGGCCACGCAGGAGCCGGAGCCCACGCCGCGCCGCCGCACCCGCAAGGCCACGGCCGCCGCGGAGGCAGCGGACAGCTGA